Genomic DNA from Macadamia integrifolia cultivar HAES 741 chromosome 6, SCU_Mint_v3, whole genome shotgun sequence:
AAAATCACATCTAAAAGATGCTGATTCAGAGAacgagaggaagaagaagagtagagagagagagagagagagagagagagtacctgaTCGATCTCTTTGAACCTCAACAGCTACTCAACGAAGACCCACTACTGCAAATGCTGCTCGACGAACAAGTTCCTCCAACGTTCTAAGATCTCCTCAACATCAAGCCCGATTCCACCATAATATTTAACTAACAAGGACTTGAACACTGATCTGATATCGGTTTCGACCGGTTCTCTACCTCCGATTGCCGGTTAATTGGTACTGGCTCCTTCCTTTCCTTCACAAGCGACGACTGTAAGTCTACGGGGACCGGACTTGAGAGTCTTCTGAGTTCTgatagaaaaaaggaagaacagaaaaatatataaaagagatGCTACTATACCTGCTTGCTACTGTCGATGCCCGAGCCCGACTTCCGACGACCTGGGATTAACCTTTCTTGACTTCCGACGACTTCCGATGACCTTCTCTTCCTATTTTTCTCTGAGTTTTCTTCGATTGACAAACGGAGAAGAAGGGTCCAGAGTCTGACCaacggagaagaagggagagatgaCGGGAGCCATGGACTCACCGGACTACGGCTACGGGATGTgatttcagaaatcagaattagggatttggggaagaaaacgaatggaagggatttggggaagaaatcaGAAATCGTAAATCATTTTcttcggttttgggtttttttttttttaaatagtatgacaaaattcctattttgccctTACAAAACGTatacgcgttttaaacgtgCGTTTAAAACGTTTTATACTGTTGTTCCTGTTTTTTCCCGCATTGTATGGAAGCATACggcaaaacgcgttttaaacggcaaaaaaacgcgaacacgttttaaacgcgttttaactaacagtggttaTACCCCCtttctttaaaatttcagaATAAGCCCTTATATCaaagttttagttctagaactaccccagCTGCCATCTAATAGTTTCTAAAGCCCTACTTGTTTCTAAAATTATAAGAATACccctcaaccattaaatttaagatttttttagtcattcttgtggACCCTAAGCAATCCGATTTCAGTCTTTAGAATCCAGATAAGCATGAAGATGTAAAGGAGGAGTTGAATAAGGCAATCATGGGTGCAGCTGCTACCTGAAGAGTCTTTCACGACAGCACATCAACCACCACAATACCCACCGGAAGTATAAGAGATGCAGACCAGAGAAGTCAGAAGTAACACCTGCTGTCCCCAAAAACTACCGAACAGAATGACAGAAAGGAAACCCACAAAAGAATGAAGGGCCTCAACGGACTGTCACATAAACAGGGTGGATGGCTCTTCATACTATAGGGGTATAATTGGGAATGCAAAACAGCTGTACCACACAATGGGAACACCATTGTAACTATTGTCTTTTCTGGTTAAATTACCTATTTACCCTTTATCTTAGCTATGTCAGTTTTTGAGGATACGAAAAACATGGTTGAATCTCTTTTGTAAACAAGCTTggtcaataaaaaagaaaaaactcagccttatcccaactaaatggtgAATCTCTTTTGTAAACAAGCTTggtcaataaaaaagaaaaaactcagtcttatcccaactaaatggggtcagctacatggatccttgctgtAACCAAGCTTCGTCACACCAAGAATAACAGAGATAATAGATACTATAGGAATTTAAATTCATCGAAGTTCAGTTGTAAGTAATTTTTTCAACCCCAAGGGGATTGCTCAGTCGGTaaagaccaacacctcaaaTTAGGAGCTcttgagttcaactctccttgggcctaactataaaaaaaataaaaataaaataaaataaaataaaaaaaaattcagtgtcaccaaggattaaagtatcggtatcggtcaccgtatcggtcggccaaaattaagatactatcggagagtatcgtatcgtatcggagatacactaagatacgctaaagatacacatataaatggataggaaacatttttttaaacacttttgcataaagaatttgttaaaaaaagctattgataacatgtattatgcataaacactaaattaagagtattgtactaagaattcaaggtttgtagttgtcccataaatgtaaaatccttgttcccaacattgatttccactttagttagagagaaatatggctgacagcaactttggaacaaaaacccttcaaaaaatcgtgtttttctgaaaaattacccatcttggccattatatgaccatagcgcactgtatcggtacataccgatactcaccgatacgtattgatactcaccgatacgcaccgatatatatatcgatactcaccgatacgttccaatatataccgatacgtaccgatcgatacatatcgatactcaccgatacataccaacacataccgaaacgtacattttacctcaattttataattttaatagtcgtatcgaggcatatcgtatcgtatcgatgtgtattggtggtgtattgatgcatatcggtatgtattgtaggatatatatcgatacgaaaggattttaaaaatttcatgtatcgtatcgatgtgtatcgtatcagtcggctaaatttaagatacgtatcggagggtatcgtatcggtatcggagatacttaaaaccatgagtgTCACTTTAAAAAGACTTATAGAGCAAATGGATTATAAAATTCATAAAACTAAAGATATGATACAGTCTAATGAGATAAGGTGCAGAAGAATACAATGTTGATGCTCTATgactataaaaataaaattggggagggggggggaatttttttctttgtccaGGTTCAGTTCGCATTAATTCTATGGAAAACATTAAAGTTTAATCTAATGAAATCCACAGCTGCACCTATATAATTAGCAACatattaaaaagataaaaggaaaattctGCTTTATCCAATGAGAGGCATAAGAAAGAAACATAAAGCAGAAAATGGTTATTGGTGAAACCTTTCCTACATGGACCTTACCTCTAGAACTCGTTTTCCTCTAAAACTAAGCTGTCCATCACGAATTTCATGCTTGAGAACATTAACAAGATCAATAGACCTATCCCAAACTTTTACTGACCctgcaaaacagaaaatttgtCATTGTTCATATTGctcaatagtaaaaaattactACCAGCAATGCTAACCAGATTCTTGAGTAGACTCACTGCCATTAAAAGCAGATCTCTCAAGACCAGTAAATTTTAGCTACTATCTTTCCCTGGTTGAACTCTATGAGGTCATGTACTTACCTTCAGACTTTGAAGATATAGTTTCTGAATTTGTGAATCCAATAATATCGGCAACACTAACTCTTCCCTGTAACATGAATTAAAGACCACATATTGGTAAGCTTATATCAAAAGCACAGTCCTACTACTAGTTTCTCTACAAGGAACATATTGTTAACAACATGGTTTGAAGCCAAGCTGATTACAGTTTCCATTAAAAGACAAAGGTATCCATCCCTTTATTCCATTTTACCCATCCAGCTTGCCAAGGGCTTCAGTGATTTTAATATAGGCTTAttcaagaaaaacaaagaacGAGAGGGCCAAGTGCTGTGTGTTGAGTCCAAATTTGTTAAGATTGGTTTTTCAACACATCAATGCCATTAAAACTGGCATGTACAAACACCACAGTTCTGGCAGAACTGAAACCATCTGCAAATAAGTCACGAAAAATACCATTGTTTGAAGGGAAAAACCAAAGGACAAAAAGAAACAGATGAAACCACCCACAACATGCAGTGGAAAACAACCAAGGATTTGAGGTACCTTGAAGATATTGAGCCCATTCAAATCCACATTCTCGCTAGCATACTTGTATGGGTGAGCCGTCTGTAGGAAACACAATCAAAGGATGTTTAAATGTTAATCCACTCCACTgctatcaaattttaaaatatatatatatatatatatatatatatatatgaaaatgcTCAATCAACCAAATAGGGATTAATAAGGTTTATCTACATAAATCTCCTAGTCTTGAAGCATCAGGCACATCAATGTGATTTTAAAACAAGAAATAGTGAATGGCTGGAGAAGAAAGCAACCTTTGAAGGGAGAATTTCAACTGCTGGTGATGGTGGATGCACATCCCTTTCCCAAATTGAAGAGAAGTGACTTGAACGGTCATGAGGCACCAGACCAGGTAGGCACTGAGCAAACAGTGATGGTGCACGCATTGTAGAGTCCTTACTGGTTACAACCTTAAAATCCTTTAGAAAGAACTACCTGTTAAACCCACCAATAGTAATCTAAGATTTAATCAATAAACGAAAGAAGAAGATACAGAGAGATGGAGAGTGTCCAAACCGCCAAAACAAAATATTCGTTCTAGTCTATGGAACCCATTTATCATTTACCTCTAAAATTCTATAAGACCGGAAAAGAAAGACAATTTACAAGCCCGGATCCAGAAATGACAAAAATCGGCGGCTCCAAAACTATGGAGTCCTAAATCTTATCATTCCCAATCCCAATCTGAAAAGAAGCTCCATGCTCCCACTAATACAAGAGAACATGTCCGAttctaaaaggaaaataatccgCGAACCTTGCAGACCGACTGCAGAGATGAACGAGTCCCCATCcccaagaaataaaataaataaataaataaaggaaagaatttAAAAGATGTTTACTGAGAAACGCTAGTGGGATATGAAACACAAGCGGCCAACAGATTATATGTCAATAGCTCTCTTACAGATACAATTTCACTAAAACTTGAACAAGAGATCAAAAACccggaatcagaaattttagaaaaataaattaaaaatagaaataaacgAAAACCCATATCTGAAATTGCAACCCACATAATAAATCCCCAAGAAAACCAAACAAAGTTATTGAGAAGTATGAATACAGACCTTCCCAATCTAATCACGGAAACCATGGTAAGGCTCATTTTCAGTACGATTCAGTACGAGTACTTACCGACTCTCTTTGCAGATTAAAACTAATTCAAAGATCAAAAGGATTCAAAGCGCTTGCAACTTCAGCGAAGAAACCCTAAAGACAGCCCGCCATGACTCTGTCAATCCCATCTTTAGGTCAaaacacgagagagagagagagacttccAACACTTTACAAGCTCAGACGACATACTCCTGCTCTCTCAGGAGAATGCAGTTCCGTGAATAAGCAAAACAATGAGGGTATTTCGGTAACTACAACttaattagaaaaagaaaatagagaaataaagtAAAGCGTGCCAGAAAACCAGCGGTTCGGTCGGCTTCACCTGCGTGGAAGACGGAGGTGGGACCCAATGAAAATGCCAACTGGCTTAAGGCGTCAGCACTTCCGTTAAAGAATCTAAGCATATTCCCTACGGTTTAAAAAGTTTAGGACGTGTTTTCTGTCCTGGTCCCTGGAGCGCGTTCCTACGCCCAACCCCAGACTCAGCGGTGTGTTCTCATTGGTCAGCGCTGATGTAGGGACCATCTTCCCGAGTATAGAACATTATTTCAAGAGAAATTTACATTTAGCTTCCCTCACGTTTGTCTTATTACGTCCTCTCCTCGAaaaattttgtttattacatttaaacctaaaaaatctAATGCCATGAGAATCTTGAGGGACAGTCCATTAAGTACccattttgcccttattggGTTCAACCTACAATTGATGGAAGGGTTCTTACACAAAGATGAAACCAGCGATGAAAATAGTTTGAAGCTCTCAGGCGATTGTTGGCTGTTATCTAGCGCATATTGCTTCTTCGTTGGTATCTACAACACTCGAAATGAGTAAGAGGGAGTACAGTTCTTTGTTAGTATCTACAACAcatgaatttatgaaatatcTAAGAGATCCAAAGAGGTACGGATGCTTTATTTATCACCAAGGAGAGATAAATTGTAATAcccttgatttttctttgacttaGTCCAACTCGGACCTAAAGTAATGAGTTCGTTGATGACGGGGCAATCAAAGTCAATATTTGTAATAAATGACATGGAGGTCAAAATGTAAATTTGTTGACCAAAATCTAAGATTCTTTGACCCTGTCACCGTGAGAATTGTCAGCTGGTGAAAGTATTGAGATGGAGGCCACATGGGTTACTGCAACCTCTTCCAGTACCAGAGTGGAAATAGGAACATGTCACTATGGGCTTTGTGACATGATTACCCAGaaccagaagagggaatgacaCTATATGGGTGATTATTGACAGGTTGACTAAGGTAGCCCATTTTATACCAAGGTGGGCCATTCAAGAAATAATCAATAAGAGGGTTTTGACCGTCACCTGGAACTCGACAAGTGCAAAGCCTCCATGAGATCTTAGCCACTTCACAGTGGGCCCTTCCCATACGTACAACTTTACATTTTCTTGGATCAAAGCTCCTCCACAATTGTTAGGATTTTCATAAAATCCTAATTTTTCATACTCCATCactcaaagaggaagagagagatgagagaggcgTTTTCTAAAGGAGGGTGAGAACCGTGAGAATTATTCTCAAGTCACCCACATGTTGTTTTGGTTAGTTAATCTTATATATTCTTGGTCAATTAGAATCCCCTATTTGTTAGTATTTTAGAAATATCCAACTAAGTAATGGGTCTCCTATTCAGAGCCAAtaactaaaccaaaaccaatcttattATAATAGATAAtatcaaattcttttttctaatatttgGCTCATTGATTTGAGTCTTATGGAAAAGGGGGGAAATGATAATGAATTTACCCCCCTTGATTTGATAATTTGTCCCCCCTTGATTTGAATCTcacaaggaaggggaaaaagacaTCATTAAGTTAGTATAATTAAAAGGATATTAATGAAGGGGGGATACTAACTTAagctctgtactgtaacattctaaaaaaccaattctgttgtttttttattttttggaacagaaatagAGTAAAAGTTGTATGGTAAGtccggttcaatttcttgtttttttgtaatgaaccagcactttttaagttttagaattcattttttGAAGCATGAAAACCAAGCTTCTCACACTCAGAATCTATTCTGATCAAAAGGCGCAAAATGAAGCTCCCACTTAAGtacaaaagggtaaaatcgaAATTTGCActtaaaacataagaaaatggtAGACCGAACCCtaattcattctctttcttgaaATACCAGAAGAGAGAAGCATAGAAAAGCCCCTCTCTTcatcctccttcctccttcgccTAACCAGTCACTTCCCTCTTcctccctcatctcttcattctcCTTCGCCCGAAACCCATCCCTAACCTCCCTGACTGGAAACGAAACGAAATGGCAACCTAAACCAGTCACTTCCCTCTTcctccctcatctcttcattctcCTTCGCCCGAAACCCATCCCTAACCTCCCTGACTGGAAACGAAACGAAATGGCAACCTAAACCAGTCACTTCCCTCTCcctccctcatctcttcattctcCTTCGCCCCGAAACCCATCCCTGACCTCCCTGACTGGAAATCTATCTCTCCACCCACAATTTTTTATCTCACAGCGGTGATTCAGCGACCAACGCTAGGTACAAAGCAACGGCAGGTTTCGCGGCACAACAATCCCTGAAGTCCTAAACTCCTCGACCAGTGGCGGACACTCCAAGTAGGCACCTGCAGAAATAGgttagaaacagagaaacaccCTCTTTCCCTCTCCTTGTGCGCTAcagaaattgttttttttttgggtaacaacAAAAGTTGGTTCATGCTCAATATGATTGATTCCTGATGGTTGATCAGATGCCCATAGTATAATAATTAAATTCCAGGCGGGTTAATTTTGTTGAAAGTAGATTTTATTtagttattcttttttatttttggggaagGTATCCATTGTGTTCTATTTTTTCGTGTATAGGTGtttgtttttctctcttattatgCATGAAGCCATCCCTGCATCCCAAGTAATTTTATGATGTGGAGTCAGTGGGTTATGGTAAAAGGGTTTTTTTATGTGGCACCatagattttgtttattttgggcAGTGAGCACTCCAATCTTATTAAGCATGAGCTCATCTCTGCATCCTACATTGACGATGTGGATGATCAGCTTTTCGAGCTCACATCCATGTCTGGTTTATTGCTATTTTATCTGATGAATAGTTGCCgtttcatatttcatatttaggagaagaataaaagagtCAAATAAGACACAAGAGAAACCTCTCTCCTTATTGTAGTGTAAATCCATTGCATTGTCTGTAACTCTTTATCCCTTGACAAtgaatattttttgtattttgcaACCTTTGTTTATGTAATTTTGGATGCAGTCTGTGAATCCCTTCTGACACCAATGAAAGATAGAGGGTTGACACTTTCAATTGTTCTCATGGGGCTTCATTGTATCCTTATACCTTCTAGAACCTATCATAGATTAAGGGTTAGGGTGCCTTGGTGAAAATCAgtgttttcaatttggattttaaattcatgttctttttttttttttggtaaaatagtgagaaaatgtCAACTTCAAAACAAGCAGTTAATGAGACTGCAAAATGGAGCCAAGCAAATGTAGACACCCTTATTGTTCTGATGGTAGAGGAagttaagaaaggaaataggactactttgacttttaataaagctggttggaacaacattgccaataacttcaaagaaaaaactGGGGTCAACTATGCCATTGTACAGTTGAAGAACAAAGTGAACAAACTGAGGCAGGATTATAGTCAGTTTAAGAAGCTATTGGAGACAACTGGTTTTGGTTGGGATACTGCTTCAAGAACTTgtactgttgatgatgaatccatCTGGGAATCGCATATTAAGGTATGctcaatttgtatttaatttgagtattttgaaatgccaggatatatcaattcaagtatttgattatgcgtattttttatttattaggataaccctacttgggcacgaTTTAAGAAGCACGGACTACCACAATGGCCAGAACTATGTATGGTATTTGGTGATACATATGCAGACGGCGAAGGAAGTGGGAGTCAAACAACCATGTTGGAAACTTTTGGGGCcaatgatgctaggaatatgATTGAGTCTTGTGATGAATCAAGTTCCACTGATGAAGTTACTCCATTAGGTGACACTCAAACTGAAGCAGTGGAAAAAAGGCCAGTTACTAAGCATAGGCATGATAGGACTCCAAAtgcgaaaaggaggaggagcaagtctaatgattggtcaatggcattcaaggcaattcaagatatTAGTAAATCAAGGGTAGAACGAGATGCGAGCATGTCCACTGCTTTAACCCAAAATGCGGAACAGATGTATGGGATTACTAGGGCCATGGAGGTGCTTGAGTCAGGATATGAGTTAGATGAAGCACTATACGAGAAAGCACTTCGGAAGTTAATGGCTGACCCGCAATGGAGAGAAGCATTAATTTCCTGCCCTCCTCATCGGAAGTCAATACTCCTTCGTACCCTTCAGTAGTTTGCTTCTTGAAAAGTTCTTTTAATTAGCTAGATTGATAACTCTACTTGGATTGTGCCTTGACCCTACTTTTACCTTtgatggtttgctatgttttccttcactttttaAGATGTTATGGATGACTGTgtcttgacttttttttataactgtAGTATTTGATGTCCTGAATATTTGATCATTGTACCTTGacactacttttaactttgatggtttgctatgttttccttcactttttaAGATGTTATGGATGACTGTgtcttgacttttttttataactgtAGTATTTGATGTCCTGAATATTTGATCATTGTACCTTGacactacttttaactttgatggtttgctatgttttccttcattttttttaaggtgtcttggatatttgttcaaaattatggtttgatgtgtttgcatatttctaattttatattataggaATGGATCAAAGAATGATCGCATCTAGGGAACACATTGAACAAATGGAAAGGGATGACACTGATGCAGAAATCATGATGTGTATAATGTTGTTGATGAAAGCACATGATTCATTATACACTAGAGAGCCCATACGAGATAGTAAATTGACAGGACCAGAGCGAGTGAGTGAGGTTCTAAACGGACATGTAGATAGATGCTATGAACAGTATAAAATGGAACgccatgtcttcctcaaccttgAAGCGTTAATGCGACAACGTGGTTGGTTGGAAGATAGTCGATATTTAAGAGTGGATGAGCAGTTGGCAATGTTTATATCTATCGTTGGTCACAATGATAGGTATAGAGACATAGCAGAACACTTTCAGCGTTCTCTTAACACTATAGGTGAACACTTTAAGAAAGTGTTACGTGCTTTCATACTACTGGGACAAGAGAATATCAAACCTCCAAACTTCAGTCGTTGCCCTAAACAGATTCTTGAAAAACCAAAGCTCTATCCTTTCTTCAAggtatgttgtttatgattaaaacaatgattatgttgttttgtggttatacgtggtttgatttgatgaatatCCATGTATTGGTACTAGGACTGCATTGGCGCGGTTGATGGCACTCATGTTAGTGCTTATGTACCTCTACCCAAACAAATACCGtacagaggaaggaaaggagatacgacctggaatgttatgtgtgcatgtgaccttgacatgaaattcacttttgtgtatgctggttgggagggttctgtaaatgattgtcgagtattcaatgaggcattgaataaccctaaatttgaatttcctcatcctccacctGGTACATTCTA
This window encodes:
- the LOC122081264 gene encoding uncharacterized protein LOC122081264 isoform X3 gives rise to the protein MRAPSLFAQCLPGLVPHDRSSHFSSIWERDVHPPSPAVEILPSKTAHPYKYASENVDLNGLNIFKGRVSVADIIGFTNSETISSKSEGSVKVWDRSIDLVNVLKHEIRDGQLSFRGKRVLEP
- the LOC122081264 gene encoding uncharacterized protein LOC122081264 isoform X2; this translates as MRAPSLFAQCLPGLVPHDRSSHFSSIWERDVHPPSPAVEILPSKTAHPYKYASENVDLNGLNIFKGRVSVADIIGFTNSETISSKSEGSVKVWDRSIDLVNVLKHEIRDGQLSFRGKRVLEVL
- the LOC122081264 gene encoding uncharacterized protein LOC122081264 isoform X1 — translated: MRAPSLFAQCLPGLVPHDRSSHFSSIWERDVHPPSPAVEILPSKTAHPYKYASENVDLNGLNIFKGRVSVADIIGFTNSETISSKSEGSVKVWDRSIDLVNVLKHEIRDGQLSFRGKRVLEDELYDEGEL
- the LOC122081628 gene encoding uncharacterized protein At2g29880-like, with translation MSTSKQAVNETAKWSQANVDTLIVLMVEEVKKGNRTTLTFNKAGWNNIANNFKEKTGVNYAIVQLKNKVNKLRQDYSQFKKLLETTGFGWDTASRTCTVDDESIWESHIKDNPTWARFKKHGLPQWPELCMVFGDTYADGEGSGSQTTMLETFGANDARNMIESCDESSSTDEVTPLGDTQTEAVEKRPVTKHRHDRTPNAKRRRSKSNDWSMAFKAIQDISKSRVERDASMSTALTQNAEQMYGITRAMEVLESGYELDEALYEKALRKLMADPQWREALISCPPHRKSILLRTLQ